One genomic segment of Fusobacterium mortiferum ATCC 9817 includes these proteins:
- a CDS encoding glutaredoxin, translating to MKVTVVGSHLCEDTRNALAILKEKNIEVEFFNLSEDLSALKKYLQYRETEAMYEEVRKNGGIGIPLLVLEDGTKTFDVNEILNRLG from the coding sequence ATGAAAGTAACAGTTGTAGGAAGTCATCTATGTGAGGATACTAGAAATGCATTAGCAATATTAAAGGAAAAAAATATAGAGGTAGAGTTTTTTAACTTATCTGAAGATTTATCAGCATTAAAAAAATATCTTCAATATAGAGAAACTGAAGCTATGTATGAAGAAGTTAGAAAAAATGGTGGAATAGGAATACCTCTTTTAGTATTAGAAGATGGAACAAAAACATTTGATGTAAATGAGATTTTAAATAGATTAGGATAA
- a CDS encoding dicarboxylate/amino acid:cation symporter: MSEKKQSIWEAYKFSILLIGAILIGSLIGIHFGEAAVKLKPLGDLFINGMFMIVVPLVFITISSSIAGMNDMNRLGKIMKNLFLIFVGTGVVAFFYVFVVVKIFPPAAGVALEMPAAEALKPFQTGDQIVKAITVTDFPELISRKNMLPLIIFSIVFGICVNMIGEKGRAIAQGLEALSEVFLKMIGLLMYYAPIGLGAYFAALVGEHGKELLGSYARAIAVYYPLCLVYMFTAFPVYGYIAAGKEGIRALKHVISPAITAVATQSSIATLPVNLEACKKIGVPKDIREIVLPIGATAHMDGTVLSTILKISFLFGIFQIPFEGIGTYLSALALSVVGGVVMSGVPGGGLIGEMLIVTMYGFPAEAFPIIATIGYLVDPFATMINASGDTMASMLVTRAVEGKDWIKRNLGND; this comes from the coding sequence ATGTCAGAGAAAAAACAAAGTATATGGGAAGCTTATAAGTTTTCTATTTTATTAATAGGAGCAATCTTAATAGGAAGTCTAATAGGAATACATTTTGGAGAAGCTGCTGTAAAATTAAAACCACTTGGAGATTTATTTATAAATGGTATGTTTATGATAGTTGTGCCATTAGTATTTATAACTATCAGCAGCTCGATAGCTGGAATGAATGATATGAATAGATTAGGAAAAATTATGAAAAATCTATTTTTAATTTTCGTTGGAACAGGAGTAGTGGCATTTTTCTATGTGTTTGTAGTTGTAAAAATATTTCCACCTGCAGCAGGAGTAGCTTTAGAGATGCCAGCTGCCGAAGCATTGAAACCTTTCCAAACTGGAGACCAAATAGTTAAAGCTATTACAGTTACAGACTTTCCAGAGTTAATATCTAGAAAAAATATGTTACCACTTATTATCTTCTCAATAGTATTTGGTATCTGTGTAAATATGATAGGAGAAAAGGGAAGAGCAATAGCTCAAGGACTAGAAGCGTTATCAGAAGTTTTCTTAAAAATGATAGGATTGTTAATGTATTATGCACCAATAGGATTAGGAGCATACTTTGCAGCTTTAGTAGGAGAACATGGAAAAGAGTTATTGGGTTCATATGCTAGAGCGATAGCAGTATATTATCCATTATGTTTAGTATATATGTTCACAGCTTTCCCAGTATATGGATATATAGCAGCAGGAAAAGAGGGGATAAGAGCATTAAAACATGTTATCTCGCCAGCTATTACAGCAGTAGCCACTCAAAGTAGTATAGCTACACTACCAGTAAATTTAGAAGCTTGTAAAAAAATAGGAGTACCTAAGGATATTAGAGAGATAGTTCTACCGATAGGAGCAACAGCTCATATGGATGGAACAGTTTTAAGTACAATATTAAAAATCTCTTTCCTATTTGGAATTTTCCAAATACCATTTGAAGGAATAGGAACATATCTAAGTGCATTAGCTCTATCAGTAGTAGGTGGAGTAGTTATGTCTGGAGTACCTGGTGGAGGACTTATAGGAGAGATGTTAATAGTAACTATGTATGGGTTCCCAGCAGAAGCTTTCCCAATTATAGCTACAATAGGATATCTTGTTGACCCATTTGCAACAATGATAAATGCTAGTGGAGATACTATGGCATCAATGTTAGTAACAAGAGCAGTAGAAGGAAAGGATTGGATAAAAAGAAATTTAGGAAATGACTAA
- a CDS encoding L-cysteine desulfidase family protein, whose protein sequence is MHILTEIIKEDMKPALGVTEPGAIAFAVAKAKSYITEEIEKVKVRLNSGIYKNAFTCGIPNSDEVGNLFAAALGVVAGKADRGLESLEDVTKEDNKKAQKLIDEGKIKVELNRISSDIFIEVEIITQKENSIVRIEGTHTNIVEIIVNGETIFSKELEKKEENKEEIVLHRYSVKDILKYIDNVDISEIEFVMKAHDMNMILFQEGLNNKKTTFVKQLWKMNGEKIFSDNSLNTAQLLCNGAIEARVLGLNKPAMSITGSGAHGIITTLPLLAECRANKISDEKLIRATMLSYLICTYIKEYSGRLSAFCGCGIAGGTGVACGIGYLRGAGAEEITNIINNMSAGITGMICDGGNQGCTMKGIVAVDAAFRAVEMAMNNTYIFNVHGINGNTPEKTMMNMGRIASPGMIETEKVIVDIFREK, encoded by the coding sequence ATGCATATTTTAACAGAGATAATAAAAGAGGATATGAAACCAGCATTAGGTGTTACAGAACCTGGAGCTATTGCTTTTGCTGTGGCAAAGGCTAAGAGCTATATAACAGAAGAGATAGAAAAAGTAAAAGTAAGACTAAATTCAGGAATATATAAAAATGCCTTTACTTGTGGGATACCTAATTCTGATGAGGTAGGAAATCTATTTGCAGCAGCTTTAGGAGTAGTAGCTGGGAAAGCAGATAGAGGGTTAGAATCTTTAGAAGATGTTACTAAAGAGGATAATAAAAAAGCTCAAAAATTAATAGATGAAGGAAAGATAAAGGTAGAGTTAAATAGAATTAGCTCAGATATCTTTATAGAGGTGGAAATAATTACTCAAAAAGAAAACTCTATTGTAAGAATAGAAGGAACACATACTAATATTGTTGAGATAATTGTAAATGGAGAAACTATATTTTCAAAGGAATTAGAAAAAAAAGAGGAAAATAAAGAGGAAATAGTTTTACATAGATATAGTGTAAAAGATATTTTAAAGTATATAGATAATGTGGATATATCTGAGATAGAGTTTGTAATGAAAGCTCATGATATGAATATGATATTATTCCAAGAGGGATTAAATAATAAAAAAACTACATTTGTAAAACAACTATGGAAGATGAATGGAGAGAAGATTTTTTCTGATAATTCACTAAATACAGCTCAACTTCTTTGTAATGGAGCTATTGAAGCTAGAGTATTAGGACTAAATAAACCTGCTATGAGCATTACAGGTTCTGGAGCTCATGGAATAATAACAACACTACCACTATTAGCAGAATGTAGAGCCAATAAAATAAGTGATGAAAAGTTAATTAGAGCTACTATGTTAAGTTATCTTATTTGTACATATATAAAAGAGTATTCTGGAAGATTATCAGCGTTTTGTGGTTGTGGAATAGCTGGTGGGACAGGAGTAGCTTGTGGTATAGGATATTTAAGAGGAGCAGGAGCAGAAGAGATTACAAATATTATCAATAATATGTCTGCTGGAATAACAGGTATGATTTGTGACGGAGGAAATCAAGGGTGTACTATGAAGGGGATAGTAGCAGTAGATGCAGCTTTTAGAGCTGTGGAGATGGCTATGAATAATACATATATTTTTAATGTACATGGAATAAATGGAAATACTCCAGAAAAAACTATGATGAATATGGGAAGAATAGCTTCTCCAGGTATGATAGAAACAGAAAAGGTAATAGTTGATATATTTAGAGAGAAATAA
- a CDS encoding AEC family transporter, with protein MDISRILNLQCILFILIAIGTIASKKGIIKPENKGVLTDLLIYIFLPANIISSFNMKFTLEVFIKFILVLLFACLTQGICMLFSRVMYNNVEERKRKVLQYATICSNAAFLGLPIVESIYGAEGVMYASIAMVPQRIVMWSSGISCFTKAESLMKVFKRVALHPCIIAVYIGILYMLSPIKFPAPIEYTIKSVGNCTLSISMILIGTMLGEIDDVKSIFSWLLVKYTIIRLFLIPLGAVTICYLFGLDYMGTGVVVLLSGMPAGSTTAILAAKFDGDYIFASKVVVFSTVMSVISISLWSLILPYLY; from the coding sequence GTGGATATCAGTAGAATTTTAAACCTACAATGTATTTTATTTATATTAATAGCAATAGGGACTATTGCCAGCAAAAAAGGAATAATAAAACCAGAAAATAAAGGGGTTTTAACTGATTTATTAATTTATATATTTTTACCAGCAAATATTATAAGTTCTTTTAATATGAAATTTACATTAGAAGTTTTTATTAAATTTATATTAGTTCTATTATTTGCATGTTTAACTCAAGGAATTTGTATGCTTTTTAGTAGAGTAATGTATAATAACGTTGAAGAAAGAAAGAGAAAAGTATTACAGTATGCAACTATCTGTTCTAATGCAGCTTTTTTAGGATTACCAATAGTAGAGAGTATATATGGAGCCGAGGGAGTAATGTATGCATCAATAGCTATGGTTCCACAAAGAATAGTGATGTGGTCGTCTGGAATATCTTGTTTTACTAAAGCTGAAAGTCTAATGAAAGTATTTAAAAGAGTTGCACTTCATCCATGTATAATAGCTGTATATATAGGAATTTTATATATGTTATCTCCAATAAAATTCCCAGCTCCAATAGAATATACTATAAAAAGTGTAGGAAATTGTACTTTAAGCATTTCTATGATATTAATAGGAACTATGTTAGGGGAGATAGATGATGTAAAATCAATTTTCTCATGGTTATTAGTAAAATATACAATTATTAGATTATTCTTAATTCCACTTGGAGCTGTAACAATTTGTTATCTCTTTGGTTTAGATTATATGGGAACAGGGGTAGTTGTTTTATTGAGTGGTATGCCAGCGGGAAGTACTACTGCAATACTTGCGGCTAAGTTTGATGGGGATTATATTTTTGCTAGTAAGGTAGTAGTATTTAGTACAGTGATGTCAGTTATATCTATATCTCTATGGAGTTTGATTTTACCATATCTTTATTAA
- a CDS encoding family 4 glycosyl hydrolase yields the protein MKKNTVVIVGAGSTHTPGIIQSLLQKKEEFPLKKLILFDIDEERMNMVKSIMTQFIEEAYENLEVISTSDYKEAFTDVDFVFAQIRQGGLKMRSCDEKIPLKYGVVGQETCGPGGSISYGIRSIPAVIEIIRQAKKYSPNCWILNYSNPAAVVAEATRREFGNERILNICDMPVAILLSYSKMLGLKDWTELDPEYFGLNHFGWFTALYDKTGKDRLPELRKLILENGMTACSDKHHKDKDWQKTWKQYAEIIKDYPEYLPNSYLQYYLYSSDVVKKMDPSYTRADMVINGREKEMIEEYQKYLANPSEYKSPIQEFTVFGDFIVDAAASIAYNKGYRYLVIVENNGAIPNLPSDVMVEVPAYLRSWGPEAISRKPISTFYKGLIENQAASEKLAVDAYFENSYDKALQAIAINKTIPSTNIAKAILDDFIEANGEYWPRLEKKSY from the coding sequence ATGAAAAAAAATACAGTTGTAATTGTAGGAGCAGGAAGTACTCATACTCCTGGAATAATCCAAAGTTTATTACAAAAAAAAGAAGAGTTTCCATTAAAAAAATTGATTCTTTTTGATATCGATGAAGAGAGAATGAATATGGTAAAATCGATTATGACTCAGTTTATAGAAGAAGCATATGAAAATTTAGAAGTAATAAGTACCTCTGATTATAAAGAAGCTTTTACTGATGTTGATTTTGTCTTTGCTCAAATAAGACAAGGTGGTCTAAAGATGAGAAGCTGTGATGAAAAAATTCCATTAAAATATGGTGTTGTAGGACAAGAAACTTGTGGGCCAGGAGGATCAATTTCTTATGGAATTAGATCAATTCCAGCTGTTATAGAAATTATAAGACAAGCAAAAAAATATTCACCTAATTGTTGGATTTTAAATTATTCAAATCCAGCTGCTGTAGTAGCAGAAGCAACAAGAAGAGAATTTGGAAATGAAAGAATTTTAAATATCTGCGATATGCCAGTTGCAATTTTATTATCATATAGTAAAATGCTAGGGCTAAAAGATTGGACAGAATTAGACCCTGAATATTTTGGACTTAATCACTTTGGTTGGTTTACAGCATTATATGATAAAACAGGAAAGGATAGATTACCAGAATTAAGAAAATTAATTTTAGAAAATGGAATGACAGCATGTAGTGATAAACATCATAAAGACAAGGATTGGCAAAAAACTTGGAAACAATATGCTGAAATAATAAAGGATTATCCTGAATATTTACCAAATAGTTATTTACAATATTATTTATATTCATCTGATGTTGTAAAAAAAATGGACCCTAGTTATACAAGAGCTGATATGGTGATCAATGGTAGAGAGAAAGAGATGATAGAAGAATATCAAAAATATTTAGCAAATCCATCTGAATATAAAAGCCCAATACAAGAATTTACTGTTTTTGGAGATTTTATAGTAGATGCAGCAGCTTCTATTGCTTATAACAAAGGGTATAGATATTTAGTTATTGTAGAAAATAATGGAGCAATACCTAATTTACCATCAGATGTAATGGTAGAAGTTCCTGCTTACTTAAGAAGCTGGGGACCTGAAGCAATTTCAAGAAAGCCTATTTCAACTTTTTATAAAGGTTTAATAGAAAATCAAGCTGCTTCAGAAAAATTAGCTGTAGATGCATATTTTGAGAATTCTTATGATAAAGCTCTTCAAGCAATAGCAATAAATAAAACAATTCCATCAACAAATATTGCTAAAGCTATTTTAGATGACTTTATTGAAGCTAATGGAGAATATTGGCCAAGATTAGAAAAAAAATCTTATTAA
- a CDS encoding PTS transporter subunit EIIC — MDKNRLFSEFQKLGKVLMAPVLILPIAGILVGIGSGFTNPKILELFPFLKNLTIFFNILKDAGNVVNNNIPVIFAICIAYGFVKSEKATAALSGFLGYMTMNTILGNFLIYTGNLDPKNLLIGQKQILGVLTLDTGVFGGILVGFLIAHIHNKFYKIQLPAILSIFNGTRSIPALSIIFSSILGIILAFIFPPIQHLLIKSSDIINSIGASGAFIYGLSERLLLPFGLHHFIYLPFFFTQLGGYLNIDGVMVEGAVNIYNAMLSSPTAKFDINITRFVMNGKVLFAMFGLPGAALAIYKTSLPKNKKKVAALMTAAVLPCALMGITEPLEFSFLFIAPMLFIIHSFYAGIAYILTYILEINIPGPSSFGGPLLSFIFNGILNSDKGSHWYYLLIVGPIYFILYYFTFKIYIEKRNLKTPGREENFETGNEENFEEVSVNKNISTKLLKEIIEAVGGEENIKKVDACFTRLRLTLEDNSKVNDLKIFEKSLGASGAVLVENGIQIIYGNRANLLKIEMREFLKHE, encoded by the coding sequence ATGGATAAAAATAGATTATTTAGTGAATTTCAAAAATTGGGAAAAGTATTAATGGCTCCTGTTTTAATATTACCAATAGCAGGAATTTTAGTTGGAATTGGAAGTGGTTTTACAAATCCAAAAATATTAGAATTATTTCCTTTTTTAAAAAATTTAACTATATTTTTTAATATTTTAAAAGATGCAGGAAATGTGGTAAATAATAATATTCCAGTAATATTTGCAATTTGTATAGCTTATGGTTTTGTAAAAAGTGAAAAGGCAACAGCAGCTCTTAGTGGTTTTTTAGGATATATGACAATGAATACAATATTAGGAAATTTCCTTATTTATACAGGAAATTTAGATCCTAAAAATTTATTAATAGGTCAAAAACAAATATTAGGAGTATTAACTTTAGATACAGGTGTTTTTGGTGGAATTTTAGTTGGATTCTTAATAGCACATATCCATAATAAATTCTATAAAATACAGTTACCAGCAATATTATCTATCTTTAATGGAACTAGATCAATACCAGCACTTTCAATTATTTTTTCAAGTATTTTAGGAATTATTTTAGCTTTTATTTTTCCACCTATTCAACATTTGTTAATTAAATCTTCTGATATAATTAATTCAATAGGTGCTAGTGGAGCTTTTATATATGGATTATCTGAAAGATTACTTCTTCCATTTGGATTACACCATTTTATTTATCTTCCATTCTTTTTTACTCAATTAGGAGGATATTTAAATATAGATGGAGTTATGGTAGAAGGTGCAGTAAATATATATAATGCAATGTTAAGTTCACCAACAGCTAAATTTGATATAAATATTACAAGATTCGTAATGAATGGAAAAGTTTTATTTGCTATGTTTGGTTTACCTGGAGCTGCATTAGCTATTTATAAAACATCATTACCAAAAAATAAAAAGAAAGTAGCTGCTTTAATGACAGCAGCAGTGTTACCATGTGCTTTAATGGGAATTACAGAACCATTAGAATTTTCATTCTTATTTATAGCTCCAATGTTATTTATAATTCACTCTTTTTATGCTGGAATAGCATATATTTTAACTTATATTTTAGAAATAAATATTCCAGGGCCATCTAGTTTTGGAGGACCTTTACTTTCATTTATATTTAATGGTATACTAAACTCAGATAAAGGATCTCATTGGTATTATCTTTTAATAGTAGGACCTATATATTTTATATTATATTATTTTACTTTTAAAATATATATAGAAAAAAGAAATTTAAAAACTCCAGGAAGAGAAGAAAATTTTGAAACTGGTAATGAAGAAAATTTTGAAGAGGTTAGTGTAAATAAAAATATTTCAACCAAATTACTAAAAGAAATAATAGAAGCAGTTGGCGGAGAAGAGAATATCAAAAAGGTAGATGCTTGTTTTACAAGACTTAGATTAACTTTAGAAGATAATTCAAAAGTTAATGACTTGAAAATTTTTGAAAAATCTTTAGGTGCTAGTGGAGCTGTTTTAGTTGAAAATGGAATTCAAATTATTTATGGAAATAGGGCAAATTTATTAAAGATAGAGATGAGAGAATTTTTAAAACATGAATAA
- a CDS encoding MurR/RpiR family transcriptional regulator: protein MYSFFSNLKKCRDNNELFPKIEVIIANFILDNHKIIPDLSIKELAQRCNTSTSTISRFCKRINGSDFKTLKEECRIYNNFLEEKEIVKPTNQRTLNESYITDLFKAMKETSQANDIEKIKNAIFWIKEAKKIFFFGTSFSNILAQNISEKFMRLGKNTICPLTISSQNNIITQIKPDDLVVIISFSNNNFQINRIKRILRKKQIKTIYISSKQDSNYNNEITLLVSSLNYKEFESPIIQEFSINYIINYLYLFYIESSYF from the coding sequence ATGTATTCTTTTTTTTCAAATTTAAAAAAATGTCGAGATAATAATGAACTTTTTCCTAAAATAGAAGTAATTATAGCTAATTTTATTTTGGATAATCATAAAATTATTCCAGACCTTTCTATAAAAGAACTAGCTCAAAGATGTAATACATCAACATCTACTATTTCTAGATTTTGTAAAAGAATTAATGGTAGTGATTTTAAAACATTAAAAGAAGAATGTAGAATATACAACAATTTTTTAGAGGAAAAAGAAATTGTAAAACCTACAAACCAAAGAACATTAAATGAATCTTATATAACTGACTTATTTAAAGCAATGAAGGAAACTAGCCAAGCCAATGATATAGAAAAAATTAAAAACGCAATATTTTGGATTAAAGAAGCTAAAAAGATTTTTTTCTTTGGAACATCTTTTTCAAATATTCTTGCTCAAAATATAAGTGAAAAATTTATGAGATTAGGAAAAAATACAATATGTCCTTTGACAATTTCTTCGCAAAATAATATAATTACTCAAATAAAACCAGATGATTTAGTTGTTATTATAAGCTTTTCAAATAATAATTTTCAAATTAATAGGATTAAAAGAATATTAAGAAAAAAACAAATAAAAACAATATATATATCTTCAAAACAAGATTCTAATTATAATAATGAAATTACTTTACTAGTTTCTAGTTTAAATTATAAAGAATTTGAATCTCCAATAATTCAAGAATTTTCAATTAATTATATTATAAATTATCTTTATTTATTTTATATAGAAAGCAGCTATTTTTAA